Genomic DNA from bacterium:
CCGGCAGCCGGGCGGGACGCGGGTCGATCGTCACGTCGTCGAACCGGTAGTGGCGCCCGTGGTACGACACGTGCGGACGGCTGAGCAGGAGGGTGACCGCGTCCAGGATCTCGTCGGTCCGGCGGCCCCGCTCCTCGATGCGCGAGCCGGTCGCCGCGAACTCCTGCGCGTACCAGCCCGGGCCGACGCCGAAGACGAAGCGCCCGCCGCTCAGGTGGCACAGCGTCGAGATCTCCTTCGCGAGCAGCACGGGGTGGCGCACCGGCAGGACCAGGATCCCGGTCGCCAGCCGCACCCGCCTGGTCAGGGCCGCGGCAAAGGCGAGGGCGCTGAGGGGCTCCAGCCACGCCGTGCCGTAGAGGCCGGGCGCGGTCAGGAGGTGATCGATCACCCAAATATCAAAGCCGTATTCCTCGCATTTCCTGATGCTCGACGTGAGGCGCCGGAGATGCTCCGGACCGGCGTCGGCCCAGGCATAGGTGGGAACCCAGACGCCGAATTTTAGCGTGGCCATCCCGACCCTCTTCCGCGTTGGTCCCGCCGGCCGCTCACTTCTTGATGAACGGCTGCGCAAAGCCGCTCTTGATGATCTCGTCGAGGAACGAGTTGTCGATAAACTCGACCGGCGCGTGGCGTTTCGCGTCCGGGCTCGGGACATCCCGAATCGCCTCGGCGACCGCCGCGGGCGTGATGTACGGGGGGTTGGGCCAGACATCGGCAAACCGCGCGTAGGATGCCCGGACCACCGTCCGATCGGATAGCTTGAGGTGCTTGGCGATGGCCTCCTCCGCGGCGCCCCGGTCCGACTTGGCGACCGCCGTCGCCTCGATGAGCCCCTTGAGGAAGGCGATGAGGCTTGAGCGGTTCTGCGCGGCCCACTCGCGTCGCACGGCCAGGGTCGTCGCCGCCGCGGGTAGGTGCCACGCCTTCAAGTCCGCGAGCGCGCGGAGGCCTTCCCGGTCCGCGGTGAAGTTGTAAGGCCAGGGGAGGACGGCGGCCGCGATCAGGCCCTGCTCCAGCGCCGCGAGCTGGCTGGCCGGCGTCCCGAGGTACACCCAGTTCACGTCGGCCGCCGGATCCAGGCCCGCCTTTCGGAGGGCATCTCGCATGGCGAAGGTGGCGGTCGCGGCGGGCGTCGTTCCCGCGACGCTCTGCCCCCGGAGCTCGGCGAAGGAACGAATCTGGGGCCGAGCGTAAACGACGAAGCCCGCAAACTCGTTCTGCAGGGCTCCCACGAAGGCCAGGCGGGCCCCTGTCGGATCCGCCTGCACCATCGTCTGCCCGTCGGCCGCGATCTCGATGTCCCCCGCCAGCAACGCCTCCAGCGCCACCGAGCCGTTCATCGTTCGGAGATCGACCCGCACGCCGTACTTCTCAAAGATTCCGGAGTCCGCGCCCAACCACACCGCGGTGAAGCTCGGGCTCCCTCCGACGACCGCAAGTCGCAGGGCCACCGCCGGGGGCGTCGACGCCGCCACCACCGCAACACCCACGGTAACGCACACCGCGGCGATCCCAGCGAGCCGCCGGCACAGGCTCCCGAACCCTCTTCCGACCCGTGAAGATGCGCTCATGACGGCCTCACATCCGGCCCTTGTTCTCGCACATACCGGGCGGCGTCCTGCCCGGCGATCTTGCCGAACGTGAGGGCCCGCAGGACGGACGTCCCCCCCACGTACTTGTAGTAATAGAATCCCACGATCTCTCCGGCGGCATACAGTCCGGGGATCGGCACGTCGCCCGTCGCAAGCACGCGGGCCCGCGTATCGGTCGCGAGCCCGCCCCACGTGAACTGCACCGTGCCCTCCACCGGGTAGCACACGAAGGGAGGCGTGTCGAGGGACAGCGCCCAGTTCGACTTGGGCGGCTCGAGACCCACGGTCCGTTTGCCGTCCTCGCGCTCGGGGTCGAAGGCGCCGGGCTGCACGGCCCGGTTGTAGTCATCGAGCGTCGCCCGCAGGGCATCGCCGGGCACCTCGATCCGCCCCGCCAGCTCCTCGATCGTGCCGGCGCGAATCGGCGGCAGCGGCGTCAAGAGCGTCCGCGGATGGTTCGGGATCGCGAAGAATTTTTGATCGAGGATCGCGAAGGCGGAATTGTACGGCTGCCGGCGGATCGCCCAGGACACGGCCTCAAAGGCATCGGTGACGACGGCCATCCCCTCGTCGACGAACCGCCGGCCCGACTGGTTGACCAGGATCCCGTAGGGCCAGCAGTTGACGATGGGCCGCGCGCGCCGGCGGCGGGCTTCCGGCCGGGCATCGGCGATGCTCCCATGGTACCCGTCGAACTGCCCCGCGGTTTTCGCGCGGACCTCGAGGGCCATCACGATGCCGTCGCCCGTGTTCCACGGGGTGGCCGGCACGTCCCACCGAAGGCTCACGGCCTCCCCGCCGACGTAGTGGCCCAACATCTCGTAATTGCCCTCGAAGCCGCCGCAGCACAGGATCACGGCGCGCGCCGAGATCTTGCGCGACCGGCCGCCGGACTCCCGCACCCAGATCCCGTCCAGGTTGCCCTCGCCGTCCAACGCCAGCTTCCAGGCCCCGGTCCCGAAGAGGATCTTCGCGCCGAGCGTCTCGGCGCGGCTCCGGAGGGCCATGATGAGGGCCAGGCCGCCGCCATTGGGCCCGATGCGCGGCAGCGCGTGCGCCATGCCGAACCCGAGGGGCCGGCGCTCGAACTCTACGCCCCGCGCGCGAACCCAGCGGATCGTTTCCCCGATGTGGTCCACAAAGGTCCGGATGTGCGGATCAGACTTGCCGCGCGAGAACTCAAACAGATCCGCTTCGAACCCCGGGGCCAGGCTGTCTTCGTCCTGCAGGCGCATGTTGGCTTCGGTCCATCGGGAGTTGCCGCCCCAGGCTTCTTCCGGGGCTTTGTCCACGATCACGACGTCGATGGGCCCGCCGGAAGCGCGGGCGGTCTCCGCGGCGCTCAGCGCGGCGGCCGTGCCGGCGGCACCGCTCCCTACGACGACAACGTCGCACTTCATCAGGAGACCGCGCCGGCGGCCGGGTGCGGATCCGCACGGTGCGCTTCACGCACGAACGCGAGCACGACGCTGGCGGCGAGGTAGGAGCCGACCATGACGGCGAAGCCCGAGGGGAAGCCCCAGCGCGCGATCACGAGGCCGATGGCCAGCGCCCACAGCGCGGACGCCGTGAACGACACGACAAAGAACAGGCTGAAGGCGCCGTCCCGCCCCTGATCCGGGACCAGATCCGCGAGCAGCGTCTGGCTCAACGAGCTTTCGTTGTAGACGGCGAGGCTCAGCACGACGAGCGCCGCGAGAATACCGAACCGGTTGGCCCCACTCGCGACCAGCCACGAGGTCGCCGCGGCGGACACCCACAGGGACACGAGCATCACCGGCTTGCGGCGTCCCACCAGGTCGGCGAGCCGGCCGGCGACGACCGGGGAGACCACGGCTCCCGCGGCCAGCACGGCGACGTAGGTGCCCACGGTCGATGCCGGCAGATGCACCGCGGCGAACAGGTACAGCGGCACGTAGGTGAGGAGGACGCCGAGGCCGCGCCCACCGGACGTCAACGCCCGGCTCGCGAACAACACCAGGATG
This window encodes:
- a CDS encoding TIGR03619 family F420-dependent LLM class oxidoreductase, whose translation is MATLKFGVWVPTYAWADAGPEHLRRLTSSIRKCEEYGFDIWVIDHLLTAPGLYGTAWLEPLSALAFAAALTRRVRLATGILVLPVRHPVLLAKEISTLCHLSGGRFVFGVGPGWYAQEFAATGSRIEERGRRTDEILDAVTLLLSRPHVSYHGRHYRFDDVTIDPRPARLPEIWVSGGSRVPDPGEHDVPFISNAVLNRIVKSGHWLSRCSGTQEWVKRDWDQIQAHAQTMGRDPASVTFGHCNFVHLVEKGGQAGALEASRGPFIRVMGTHRSYEHLQECYMIGGIDRINARIADLADAGLTYLVLGPVTDDPGQIDLLATHVAANFV
- a CDS encoding ABC transporter substrate-binding protein, with protein sequence MSASSRVGRGFGSLCRRLAGIAAVCVTVGVAVVAASTPPAVALRLAVVGGSPSFTAVWLGADSGIFEKYGVRVDLRTMNGSVALEALLAGDIEIAADGQTMVQADPTGARLAFVGALQNEFAGFVVYARPQIRSFAELRGQSVAGTTPAATATFAMRDALRKAGLDPAADVNWVYLGTPASQLAALEQGLIAAAVLPWPYNFTADREGLRALADLKAWHLPAAATTLAVRREWAAQNRSSLIAFLKGLIEATAVAKSDRGAAEEAIAKHLKLSDRTVVRASYARFADVWPNPPYITPAAVAEAIRDVPSPDAKRHAPVEFIDNSFLDEIIKSGFAQPFIKK
- a CDS encoding FAD-binding protein; protein product: MKCDVVVVGSGAAGTAAALSAAETARASGGPIDVVIVDKAPEEAWGGNSRWTEANMRLQDEDSLAPGFEADLFEFSRGKSDPHIRTFVDHIGETIRWVRARGVEFERRPLGFGMAHALPRIGPNGGGLALIMALRSRAETLGAKILFGTGAWKLALDGEGNLDGIWVRESGGRSRKISARAVILCCGGFEGNYEMLGHYVGGEAVSLRWDVPATPWNTGDGIVMALEVRAKTAGQFDGYHGSIADARPEARRRRARPIVNCWPYGILVNQSGRRFVDEGMAVVTDAFEAVSWAIRRQPYNSAFAILDQKFFAIPNHPRTLLTPLPPIRAGTIEELAGRIEVPGDALRATLDDYNRAVQPGAFDPEREDGKRTVGLEPPKSNWALSLDTPPFVCYPVEGTVQFTWGGLATDTRARVLATGDVPIPGLYAAGEIVGFYYYKYVGGTSVLRALTFGKIAGQDAARYVREQGPDVRPS
- a CDS encoding MFS transporter is translated as MTHIPPTLYPLVLPYAMQALGFGYAQIGVFVGAIGIVGGLLQGIQAWLARHVRRTTLCGSGNVLLGLSLGLSGLAGSFTALLGCRLIGAVAASPQHPLGASLITDWYQRGRRGSAFAVHFSGGNVGTVLTPIVAGFLLPRIGWRDTLMLFGIPGLVVGSLFWILAREQRAPDTAFTAGERAARRSGAAPAVLRDPNILVLFASRALTSGGRGLGVLLTYVPLYLFAAVHLPASTVGTYVAVLAAGAVVSPVVAGRLADLVGRRKPVMLVSLWVSAAATSWLVASGANRFGILAALVVLSLAVYNESSLSQTLLADLVPDQGRDGAFSLFFVVSFTASALWALAIGLVIARWGFPSGFAVMVGSYLAASVVLAFVREAHRADPHPAAGAVS